In Erigeron canadensis isolate Cc75 chromosome 1, C_canadensis_v1, whole genome shotgun sequence, a single window of DNA contains:
- the LOC122586053 gene encoding uncharacterized protein LOC122586053, which produces MEDLHIPVKLPIDLFCDNKSAILIAQNPVNHERTKRIEIDIHLIREKVKGNHLSRVEENQFDGVVKWDPYDHVEKFEKVCRLFKYGETHMPHVKLDLFPLSLTGEAANWYKNLDDNIFETWQELREGFIERFFPAQLVETMKLEIRAFKQLSGKDLVDAWKRLKELMRNCPGHGIRLNEHILIFFRGLDSRTQRELDWACGGNINNVTYNEAYKIMEDMVRTSVIREAGRTKPDLVKTGRRSVAWVDSGGSNDVVAEIKALASHMDKQFASMDGRFGLIENDLKTAVAGCDICGDRHYTEDCDKAPRNEEVDYVQNQYQPPFANRGLFQRNGAYQNRYQGNSNSNFNSNGAGNYRSTLGASWQGRNQGGPSVQPVEVVDPNAELRDLVKKFMVDQDKKNENYQTDITALNDKMNQNIKSQQAAIKDLGVRLDRMGNSNHQQGSLPSNTQQNPKPSGSNDEGNKYQHPNVRNEHVNAKTTRSGKVVNSPISSATNVPTQVDSEDEEDEQVDEEIVMEPNQAVKPLTVPLTSTTLVAKPTVVEPEVKAYKPKIPFP; this is translated from the exons ATGGAAGATCTTCACATTCCTGTGAAACTTCCAATTGATTTATTCTGTGACAATAAGTCTGCCATTTTAATTGCTCAAAATCCTGTTAACCATGAAAGGACCAAACGCATAGAAATTGACATTCACTTGATCAGAGAGAAG GTCAAAGGTAATCACTTGTCTCGGGTTGAAGAAAATCAGTTTGACGGGGTTGTTAAGTGGGATCCGTACGATCATGTGGAGAAGTTTGAAAAGGTTTGTCGATTGTTCAAGTATGGGGAGACTCATATGCCACATGTTAAGCTTGACTTGTTTCCGTTGTCTCTCACGGGAGAGGCGGCAAATTGGTATAAGAATCTCGATGACAACATATTTGAAACATGGCAAGAGTTAAGGGAAGGGTTCATTGAGCGGTTCTTTCCGgctcaattggttgaaacaatgaagttgGAGATTCGGGCGTTTAAGCAACTTAGTGGTAAGGATTTGGTAGATGCTTGGAAGAGATTGAAGGAGTTGATGAGAAATTGTCCTGGGCATGGTATTCGATTGAATGAgcacattcttattttcttccggGGTTTAGATAGCCGTACTCAAAGGGAATTGGATTGGGCTTGTGGAGGTAACATTAATAATGTAACTTACAACGAAGCCTATAAGATTATGGAAGATATGGTTCGTACTAGTGTGATTCGAGAAGCGGGTAGGACTAAACCGGATCTTGTGAAAacgggaagaagaagtgtggctTGGGTGGATAGTGGTGGAAGTAATGATGTTGTGGCTGAAATTAAGGCATTGGCAAgtcacatggataagcaatttgCAAGCATGGATGGTAGGTTCGGGTTGATTGAAAATGATTTGAAGACGGCGGTTGCGGGTTGTGATATTTGTGGTGATAGGCATTACACGGAAGATTGTGATAAAGCACCACGGAATGAGgaagttgattatgttcaaaatcaatatcaaccaccGTTTGCAAATCGAGGGCTGTTTCAAAGGAATGGAGCTTATCAAAACCGGTACCAaggtaattctaattctaattttaattctaatggtgcaGGAAATTATAGGTCCACATTGGGAGCTTCATGGCAAGGAAGAAATCAAGGAGGTCCTTCGGTTCAACCGGTTGAAGTCGTTGATCCAAACGCCGAACTTAGGGATCTTGTGAAGAAGTTTATGGTTGATCAAGACAAGAAGAATGAGAACTACCAAACCGATATCACcgctttgaatgataagatgaatcaaaatatcaaaagtcaacaagcGGCGATCAAGGATTTAGGAGTGAGGCTTGATAGAATGGGTAATTCTAATCATCAACAAGGATCTTTGCCAAGTAATACTCAACAAAATCCTAAGCCTTCCGGTTCGAATGATGAaggtaataagtatcaacaccctaatgttaggaatgagcatgtaaatgccaAAACTACTCGGTCGGGTAAGGTAGTTAATTCTCCTATTTCTAGTGCTACTAATGTTCCTACGCAGGTTGATAGTGAgg